In Aedes albopictus strain Foshan chromosome 3, AalbF5, whole genome shotgun sequence, the following are encoded in one genomic region:
- the LOC134284087 gene encoding uncharacterized protein LOC134284087: protein MDENGFPGKLTRLIKATMDGVQNCVRVSGELSSSFVSRRGLRQGDGLSCLLFNIALEGVMRRAGLNSRGTIFTKSGQFVCFADDMDIIARTFGTVAELYTRLKREAAKVGLVVNASKTKYMLVGGTENDRIRLGSNVTIDEDTFEVVEEFVYLGSLLTADNNVSREIRRRIISGSRAYYGLQKKLRSKKIHPRTKCTMYKTLIRPVILYGHETWTMLEKDLQALGVFERRVLRTIFGGVQENGVWRRRMNHELAALYGEPSIQKVAKAGRIRWAGHVARMPDNNPAKLVFAADPVGTRRRGAQRARWADQVERDLASIGRDRGWRAAATNRVLWRTIVDYGNQYNLDPHIFWTPWMILSQLSQI, encoded by the coding sequence atggacgaaaacggctttcctgggaagctgactagactgattaaagcaacgatggacggtgtgcaaaactgcgtaagggtttcgggtgaactatccagttcattcgtatctcgccggggactgcgacaaggtgacggactctcatgtctactcttcaacatcgcgctggaaggtgtgatgcgacgagccgggctcaacagccggggaacgattttcacaaaatccggtcaatttgtgtgctttgcggacgacatggacattatcgctagaacatttggaacggtggcagaactgtacacccgcctgaaacgcgaagcagcaaaggtcggactggtggtgaatgcctcaaaaacaaagtacatgctggtgggcggaaccgaaaacgaccggatccgtctgggcagtaatgttacgatagacgaggatactttcgaggtggtggaggaattcgtctacctcggatccttactgacggctgacaacaacgtgagccgagaaattcggaggcgcatcatcagcggaagtcgggcctactacgggctccagaagaaactgcggtcgaaaaagattcacccacgcaccaaatgcaccatgtacaaaacgctaataagaccggtgatcctctacgggcacgagacatggaccatgctcgagaaggacctgcaagcactcggagttttcgagcgacgcgtgctaaggacgatcttcggtggtgtgcaggagaacggtgtgtggcggagaagaatgaaccacgagctcgctgcactttacggcgaacccagcatccagaaggtggccaaagccggaaggatacgttgggcagggcatgttgcaagaatgccggacaacaaccctgcaaagctggtgtttgcagcggatccggttggcacaagaaggcgtggagcgcagagagcacgatgggcggaccaggtggagcgtgacttggcgagcattgggcgcgaccgaggatggagagcggcagccacaaaccgagtattgtggcgtactattgttgattat